A region from the Diadema setosum chromosome 13, eeDiaSeto1, whole genome shotgun sequence genome encodes:
- the LOC140236452 gene encoding pancreatic alpha-amylase-like, producing MIGSLLILPMLIGSCLGQWHANTVDDKQTIVHLFEWKWTDIAAECENFLNKYGFGGVQISPPNEHRIVTDPWRPWWERYQPVSYKLDSRSGTDAEFRDMVRRCNNAGVRIYVDAVINHMGAGATGYGTSGSYYDCGNYDFPGVPFSMWDFNVPQGKCSSYNGEINSYQDINQVRNCNLVGLTDLDAGKDYVRGKIAGYLNELVDIGVAGFRVDACKHMWPGDLGAIFGMVSNLNTDFFPSGSRPFIFQEVIDQGGEPITANEYTPYGRVTEFKYGLRLGEGIGGSNSMKYFSNFGEAWGMLADGSALVFVDNHDNQRGHGGGGSIITHENPRGYKMATSFMLAYPYGFARVMSSFNFHHDTDRGPPSDGSGNTDSVTINADGTCGGDWICEHRWRQIRNMVGFRNTANGQALSNWWDNGNNQIAFGRGNKAFYVLNADGYSLSEWLYTGLPSGEYCNIILGDFDSSSGSCSGPTINVDSSGYAYFDVDTGDDPVAAIHVDARVGESSGDPGSPGNQDPGYETGTVPYGWARTVIFVRKETISGQDLFIRGGIDHTKRSSCTSNADSSACAIGIWHNIGGSNAKFNAWKSGDDYLDWYGAENDQSSYSGVSPAGTPLVWTNNDPYYGASVSTEGYGYTSLNTWGEHYWMVDFEMNCDETEDGWFELKAYLQNGDGWESNRSQGSCGGTAGGTKPYSSNNHFARCGYVNVFEFNSNTCTINNF from the exons ATGATTGGTTCGCTTCTGATTCTCCCAATGCTGATTGGCTCCTGCCTTGGCCAATGGCATGCAAACACGGTGgacgacaaacaaacaattgtgCACCTCTTCGAGTGGAAATGGACGGATATTGCTGCGGAGTGCGAAAA CTTCTTGAATAAGTACGGTTTCGGCGGCGTGCAGATCTCGCCTCCCAATGAGCACCGCATAGTTACGGATCCATGGAGACCCTGGTGGGAACGTTACCAGCCGGTAAGCTACAAGCTGGACAGCCGGAGCGGCACCGATGCAGAGTTCCGAGACATGGTGCGCCGCTGCAACAACGCCGGCGTGCGAATCTACGTGGACGCAGTCATCAACCATATGGGTGCTGGTG CAACTGGCTATGGTACGTCTGGCAGTTACTATGACTGTGGAAACTACGACTTTCCCGGTGTTCCTTTCAGCATGTGGGACTTCAATGTGCCACAGGGAAAGTGTTCGTCCTATAATGGTGAAATAAACAGTTACCAGGATATCAATCAG GTTAGGAACTGCAATTTGGTCGGGTTAACAGACTTGGACGCTGGGAAGGATTACGTCCGTGGAAAGATCGCCGGCTACCTCAACGAGCTGGTTGACATCGGTGTGGCTGGATTCAGGGTTGACGCCTGTAAGCACATGTGGCCCGGTGACCTGGGTGCCATTTTCGGCATGGTGAGCAACCTGAACACGGACTTTTTCCCTTCTGGCAGTCGTCCCTTTATCTTCCAGGAGGTCATCGACCAGGGTGGTGAACCCATCACTGCCAATGAGTACACTCCTTATGGTCGCGTAACTGAATTCAAATACGGACTACGTCTCGGTGAAGGAATCGGTGGTTCCAATTCGATGAAATATTTCAGCAACTTCGGTGAGGCTTGGGGAATGCTCGCAGATGGTTCCGCTTTGGTCTTCGTGGATAACCATGACAACCAGCGAGGGCACGGTGGTGGAGGCAGCATAATCACTCATGAAAACCCACGCGGGTATAAGATGGCTACAAGCTTCATGCTGGCCTACCCGTATGGTTTTGCGAGGGTCATGAGCAGCTTCAACTTTCATCACGACACCGACCGCGGCCCACCGTCAGACGGCAGCGGAAACACCGATTCTGTAACCATCAATGCTGACGGTACCTGCGGTGGGGACTGGATCTGCGAGCATCGCTGGAGGCAGATAAGGAATATGGTTGGTTTTCGCAACACCGCCAATGGTCAGGCCCTCTCCAACTGGTGGGACAACGGAAACAATCAGATCGCATTCGGCCGTGGGAACAAAGCATTTTACGTCCTGAACGCAGATGGTTACTCCTTGTCTGAATGGCTCTACACCGGTCTTCCAAGCGGCGAGTATTGCAATATCATACTGGGTGACTTTGATTCTTCTTCTGGCTCTTGCAGCGGACCAACAATCAATGTTGACAGCAGTGGATACGCATACTTTGACGTGGACACCGGTGATGACCCTGTAGCAGCCATTCACGTCGATGCCCGTGTTGGTGAGAGCAGTGGTGACCCTGGCAGCCCTGGAAACCAAGATCCAGGGTATGAGACTGGTACTGTCCCGTACGGTTGGGCgcgcactgttattttcgtgcgCAAAGAAACTATTTCCGGACAGGACCTGTTCATCAGAGGAGGAATTGACCACACCAAGAGATCTAGCTGTACAAGTAATGCCGACTCCAGCGCATGCGCCATTGGCATCTGGCACAACATCGGTGGTAGTAATGCTAAATTTAACGCCTGGAAATCAGGTGATGATTACCTGGACTGGTACGGAGCTGAGAACGACCAGAGTAGCTACTCGGGCGTATCTCCCGCTGGCACTCCTCTCGTGTGGACCAACAATGATCCTTATTACGGTGCTTCGGTATCAACTGAGGGCTATGGCTACACTTCACTGAACACCTGGGGTGAGCACTACTGGATGGTAGACTTTGAGATGAACTGCGATGAGACGGAAGATGGCTGGTTCGAGCTCAAGGCGTACCTCCAGAATGGTGATGGCTGGGAGAGCAATCGCTCCCAGGGCTCTTGTGGGGGCACGGCTGGTGGAACCAAGCCATACTCAAGCAATAACCACTTTGCTCGATGTGGCTACGTCAATGTGTTTGAGTTCAACTCAAACACCTGTACCATCAACAATTTCTAG